In Porites lutea chromosome 1, jaPorLute2.1, whole genome shotgun sequence, a single genomic region encodes these proteins:
- the LOC140923378 gene encoding uncharacterized protein, with amino-acid sequence MKPSFAVIALLVCFLGVLVTTISSHGPFELASDNQEDESKLRVSEEAVEGDRIDQEDEEEESEDVDDENEVDNSESVNAIPEADPVAWGRYGRKGRYGRYPHYGRYPRYGRYPRYGRYPRYGLYPRYGRYNKYRPHYRRYRYGPYRGRKHHG; translated from the exons ATGAAGCCGTCTTTTGCAGTGATCGCTCTTCTCGTCTGTTTCCTTGGTGTTCTGGTGACAACTATTTCGTCACATGGGCCATTCGAATTGGCATCCGATAACCAGGAAGATGAAAGCAAATTACGTGTCTCTGAAGAAGCCGTAGAAGGTGACAGAATTGAtcaagaagacgaagaagaagaaagtgaagaTGTTGATGACGAAAATGAAGTGGATAATTCCGAaag TGTAAACGCTATACCAGAAGCTGACCCAGTGGCTTGGGGACGTTACGGCCGTAAGGGCCGTTACGGCCGTTACCCTCATTACGGCCGTTACCCTCGTTACGGCCGTTACCCTCGTTACGGCCGTTACCCTCGTTACGGCCTTTACCCTCGTTACGGCCGCTACAACAAGTACCGGCCTCACTATCGTCGCTATCGGTATGGTCCTTATCGAGGACGAAAACACCATGGCTAA